A single genomic interval of Microbacterium hydrocarbonoxydans harbors:
- a CDS encoding phosphoglycerate kinase: MTLRTLDSLGPLEGKRVIVRCDLNVPLRDGIITDDGRVRASLPTLNALINAGARVVVCSHLGRPDGAPDPQYSLGPVAQRLSELLGKPVAFARDTVGESAQEAVASLEDGGIVVIENLRFNPGETSKDDAERGAFAAQLAELGDVMVSDGFGVVHRKQASVYDLAELLPSAAGLLIAAELDVLDRLTESPERPYAVVLGGSKVSDKLGVISHLLPRVDRILVGGGMLFTFLKAQGHAVASSLLEEDQLETVRGYIAEAEKRGVELVLPTDVIVASSFSADAEHEVTAADAIEDTAFGAAGIGLDIGPDTAARFAEVIRGSKTVFWNGPMGVFEFPAFAGGTKAVAQALTEVDGLSVVGGGDSAAAVRQLGFADDQFGHISTGGGASLEFLEGKKLPGLEVLGWA; encoded by the coding sequence ATGACTCTGCGCACCCTGGATTCTCTGGGTCCGCTCGAGGGCAAGCGCGTCATCGTCCGTTGTGATCTCAATGTCCCCCTCCGGGACGGGATCATCACGGACGATGGCCGCGTTCGCGCCTCGCTGCCGACTCTCAACGCACTGATCAACGCGGGCGCCCGCGTCGTGGTGTGCTCGCACCTCGGTCGCCCCGACGGTGCGCCCGACCCGCAGTACAGCCTCGGTCCGGTCGCCCAGCGACTCTCGGAGCTGCTCGGCAAGCCGGTCGCGTTCGCACGCGACACCGTCGGCGAGTCGGCGCAGGAGGCCGTGGCCTCACTCGAGGACGGCGGCATCGTCGTCATCGAGAATCTGCGGTTCAACCCGGGGGAGACCTCGAAGGACGACGCCGAGCGCGGCGCCTTCGCGGCTCAGCTCGCAGAGCTCGGGGACGTCATGGTCTCCGATGGGTTCGGCGTGGTGCACCGCAAGCAGGCGAGCGTCTATGACCTCGCCGAGCTGCTGCCCTCCGCCGCCGGACTGCTGATCGCCGCAGAGCTCGACGTGCTCGACCGTCTCACCGAGAGCCCCGAGCGACCGTACGCGGTCGTGCTCGGCGGGTCCAAGGTGAGCGACAAGCTCGGCGTGATCTCGCACCTGCTGCCGCGCGTGGATCGCATCCTCGTCGGCGGAGGGATGCTGTTCACCTTCCTGAAGGCGCAGGGCCACGCCGTGGCATCCAGCCTCCTCGAAGAGGACCAGCTCGAGACCGTCCGCGGCTACATCGCCGAGGCCGAGAAGCGCGGCGTCGAGCTCGTGCTCCCGACCGACGTCATCGTCGCCTCCTCCTTCTCGGCCGACGCCGAGCATGAGGTGACCGCCGCCGACGCGATCGAGGACACCGCGTTCGGCGCGGCCGGCATCGGCCTCGACATCGGCCCGGACACGGCGGCGCGTTTCGCGGAGGTCATCCGCGGCTCGAAGACGGTGTTCTGGAACGGTCCGATGGGCGTGTTCGAGTTCCCGGCCTTCGCGGGCGGGACCAAAGCCGTCGCCCAGGCTCTCACCGAGGTCGACGGACTCAGCGTCGTCGGTGGTGGAGATTCCGCGGCGGCCGTGCGTCAGCTCGGCTTCGCCGACGACCAGTTCGGTCACATCTCGACCGGCGGCGGCGCCAGCCTCGAGTTCCTCGAGGGCAAGAAACTACCCGGCCTGGAGGTGCTCGGATGGGCGTGA
- the secG gene encoding preprotein translocase subunit SecG, whose translation MEILEFVLQVVLGITSVLLTLLILLHKGRGGGLSDMFGGGMSSAVGSSGLAERNLNRFTVILALAWFVAIVALGLITKFEVI comes from the coding sequence GTGGAAATTCTCGAGTTCGTCCTGCAGGTGGTGCTGGGCATAACCAGCGTCCTGCTGACCCTCCTCATCCTCCTCCACAAGGGTCGCGGCGGCGGCCTGTCCGACATGTTCGGCGGAGGCATGTCGTCGGCTGTCGGCTCGTCGGGCCTCGCTGAGCGCAACCTCAACCGCTTCACGGTCATCCTCGCTCTGGCGTGGTTCGTGGCGATCGTCGCGCTCGGTCTCATCACGAAGTTCGAGGTGATCTGA
- the tpiA gene encoding triose-phosphate isomerase: MGVKTRTPLIAGNWKMNLDHLQAVAFVQKLHWTLKDAKHEDGSVEVAVFPPFTDIRSVQTLIDADKIPFALGAQDLSAHDSGAYTGEVSGAFLAKLDAKYVIIGHSERREYHSESDEVVAAKTKAALKHGLSPVICVGETAEDLEKFGASAVPVGQLEVALQGLPKDADIVVAYEPVWAIGSGQAATPQQAQDVCATLRTVVAKVLGDDAAARTRILYGGSVKAANIASFMREPDVDGALVGGASLVVDEFAAIIRFEKHVGV, encoded by the coding sequence ATGGGCGTGAAGACCCGTACCCCGCTGATCGCGGGAAACTGGAAGATGAATCTCGACCACCTGCAGGCGGTCGCGTTCGTGCAGAAGCTGCACTGGACGCTCAAGGATGCCAAGCATGAGGACGGATCGGTCGAGGTCGCGGTGTTCCCGCCCTTCACCGACATCCGCAGCGTGCAGACGCTGATCGACGCCGACAAGATCCCGTTCGCCCTCGGCGCGCAGGACCTCTCGGCGCACGATTCCGGCGCATACACCGGTGAGGTGTCCGGCGCGTTCCTCGCCAAGCTCGACGCGAAGTACGTCATCATCGGGCACTCGGAGCGCCGTGAGTACCACTCGGAGTCCGACGAGGTCGTGGCGGCGAAGACGAAGGCCGCGCTCAAGCATGGTCTCTCGCCGGTAATCTGCGTGGGCGAGACCGCAGAGGACCTCGAGAAGTTCGGCGCCAGCGCCGTTCCCGTCGGTCAGCTCGAGGTCGCGCTCCAGGGCCTGCCGAAGGATGCCGACATCGTCGTGGCCTACGAGCCCGTCTGGGCGATCGGCTCCGGCCAGGCGGCGACGCCGCAGCAGGCCCAGGACGTCTGCGCGACACTGCGCACCGTGGTCGCCAAGGTGCTGGGGGACGACGCTGCCGCGCGGACCCGGATCCTGTACGGCGGGTCGGTGAAGGCGGCCAACATCGCCAGCTTCATGCGCGAGCCCGATGTCGACGGCGCACTGGTCGGAGGCGCGAGCCTCGTGGTCGATGAGTTCGCCGCGATCATCCGCTTCGAGAAGCACGTCGGCGTGTGA
- the rapZ gene encoding RNase adapter RapZ — protein MADGDKGEFLIVTGMSGAGRTTVANALEDLGWYVVDNLPPQILRPLLDLTDMGGKALPKVAAVVDVRGRNLFDDFPGVARALRSRGSVRVLFLDASDDVLVRRFESVRRPHPLQGDGTLLDGIRIERQRLAPIREAADLVIDTSALNIHQLATQVSELFSEEGAARHRVTLMSFGFKYGLPTDVDLVADMRFLPNPFWNEELRGLTGKDESVRDYVLSREGAAEFLDAYTAALTPVLEGYQRENKSHSTVAVGCTGGKHRSVAMVEELARRLATVPGVAVNVRHRDLGRE, from the coding sequence ATGGCTGACGGGGACAAGGGCGAGTTCCTCATCGTCACGGGCATGTCGGGCGCAGGTCGCACGACGGTCGCGAACGCACTCGAGGACCTCGGCTGGTACGTGGTCGACAACCTTCCGCCGCAGATCCTCCGCCCGCTGCTCGACCTCACCGACATGGGCGGCAAGGCCCTGCCGAAGGTCGCAGCCGTCGTCGACGTGCGCGGTCGCAATCTCTTCGACGACTTCCCCGGGGTGGCACGTGCGCTGCGCTCCCGGGGCTCCGTCCGGGTCCTGTTCCTGGATGCGTCCGACGACGTCCTGGTCCGCCGGTTCGAATCGGTGCGGCGCCCGCACCCGCTGCAGGGCGACGGCACGCTCCTCGACGGCATCCGCATCGAGCGCCAGCGCCTCGCACCGATCCGCGAGGCCGCGGATCTCGTCATCGACACCTCGGCGCTGAACATCCATCAGCTCGCCACCCAGGTCTCCGAGCTGTTCTCCGAGGAGGGCGCTGCGCGCCACCGCGTGACGCTGATGAGCTTCGGCTTCAAGTACGGACTCCCCACGGACGTCGACCTCGTGGCGGACATGCGCTTCCTCCCCAACCCGTTCTGGAACGAGGAGCTGCGCGGACTCACCGGCAAGGACGAATCGGTGCGCGACTACGTGCTCTCCCGCGAGGGCGCGGCCGAGTTCCTCGATGCCTACACCGCCGCTCTCACCCCGGTGCTCGAGGGATATCAGCGCGAGAACAAGAGCCACTCGACGGTCGCCGTCGGGTGCACGGGCGGCAAGCACCGGTCGGTCGCGATGGTCGAAGAGCTTGCTCGACGGCTCGCGACGGTGCCGGGAGTCGCCGTGAACGTGCGCCATCGGGACCTCGGCAGGGAATAG
- the whiA gene encoding DNA-binding protein WhiA — MALTTDVKAELVSIRNAPPTVRVAEVTSILRFAGGLHSIAGRVAVEAEVDAEILAQRVARDLAEIYGVRPEIAQVQSSTANDGARWAVRVIASGETLARQTGLLDQRRRPVRGLPNRLTTGSRAEVAGLWRGAFLAAGTLSEPGRSAMLEVACPSSEAAMALVGAAHRLGVAAKAREVRGMPRVVVREGEAIRTILSEMGAQKTAVAWEEMRQRREVRAGVNRLVNFDDANLRRSAQAAVAACARVERALEILADDVPDHLKVAGELRLAHRDASLDELGHHADPPMTKDAVAGRIRRLLAMADKRAQQEGIPGTEAAVPAGLDV, encoded by the coding sequence GTGGCACTAACGACCGACGTCAAGGCTGAGCTGGTCAGCATCCGCAATGCACCCCCGACGGTGCGTGTCGCGGAGGTCACATCGATCCTCCGGTTCGCCGGAGGGCTGCACTCGATCGCCGGACGGGTCGCCGTCGAGGCCGAGGTGGATGCCGAGATCCTCGCGCAGCGCGTGGCGCGCGACCTCGCCGAGATCTACGGGGTGCGTCCCGAGATCGCCCAGGTGCAGTCGAGCACGGCGAACGACGGCGCACGCTGGGCCGTGCGTGTCATCGCATCGGGGGAGACCCTCGCTCGTCAGACCGGGCTGCTCGACCAGCGTCGTCGTCCGGTCCGGGGCCTCCCGAACCGCCTCACGACCGGCTCTCGTGCCGAAGTCGCCGGACTCTGGCGCGGTGCCTTCCTCGCCGCCGGAACACTGAGCGAGCCCGGCCGCTCGGCCATGCTCGAAGTCGCGTGCCCGTCGTCCGAGGCGGCGATGGCCCTCGTCGGCGCCGCTCACCGTCTCGGAGTGGCCGCCAAGGCGCGCGAGGTGCGCGGTATGCCGCGCGTCGTCGTGCGCGAGGGCGAGGCCATCCGCACCATCCTCAGCGAGATGGGCGCCCAGAAGACCGCCGTCGCCTGGGAGGAGATGCGTCAGCGCCGTGAGGTCCGCGCCGGCGTGAACCGGCTCGTGAACTTCGACGATGCGAATCTCCGTCGCTCGGCGCAGGCCGCCGTCGCTGCCTGCGCACGCGTCGAGCGCGCACTCGAGATCCTCGCCGACGATGTCCCCGACCACCTGAAGGTCGCCGGTGAGCTGCGTCTCGCGCACCGCGACGCGAGCCTCGATGAGCTCGGACACCATGCAGACCCGCCTATGACCAAGGACGCCGTCGCCGGTCGTATCCGCCGCCTTCTGGCGATGGCCGACAAGCGGGCGCAGCAGGAGGGCATCCCGGGCACCGAGGCCGCCGTGCCCGCCGGACTCGACGTCTGA
- the uvrC gene encoding excinuclease ABC subunit UvrC has product MADVLAYKPRAGEIPTNPGVYRFRDADGRVLYVGKAKNLRQRLSNYFAPLRTLHERTRRMVTTAASVEWTVVPTDVDSLQLEYMWIKEFDPPFNVRYKDDKSYPFMAVTLGDEAPRVIVTRNRKIPGARYFGPYPKVWAVHETIDLMVKAFPIRTCSDSSYKRAMQTGRPCFPGQIGKCGGPCSMTVTIEEHRAMVDDFVAFMAGGDERFTRELTKRMLAASAAMDYEAAAKYRDKLTAIEAVLGKSALVLAPDEDADLFGIAEDELAAAVQHFVIRGGRVRGVRAMTIEKEIDISSADLVDQVLQRAYGDSQDVPRRILVPSLPDDAAELELWLRDRRGKKVEIAVAQRGQRADLMRTATLNAQQALIRHKTRRTSDYVARTQALTDLQEALGMSEAPLRIECFDISHLGGTNVVASMVVFEDGLPRKDQYRSFNIPETTDDTDSMYQVLRRRLAYLDRPEELDEPAVIATGEIGDDVTVEVKRKPRFAYPPQLLLVDGGQPQVEAAARALRDAGHTEIAVCGIAKRLEEIWLPGEDFPVILPRTSESLYLLQRLRDEAHRFAITHQRKRRRNDITTVLAEVPGLGAARIKVLLKHFGSVTALRSAPPEEIEKVQGIGPVLAQNIHTHLSTR; this is encoded by the coding sequence ATGGCCGACGTACTCGCGTACAAGCCGAGAGCGGGGGAGATACCCACGAACCCCGGCGTGTACCGCTTCCGCGACGCCGACGGCCGCGTGCTGTACGTGGGCAAGGCGAAGAACCTCCGGCAGCGTCTGTCGAACTACTTCGCGCCACTGCGGACGCTGCATGAGCGCACGCGTCGCATGGTGACGACGGCGGCGTCGGTCGAATGGACCGTCGTGCCGACAGACGTGGATTCGCTGCAGCTGGAGTACATGTGGATCAAGGAGTTCGATCCGCCCTTCAACGTCCGCTACAAGGACGACAAGTCCTACCCGTTCATGGCGGTCACGCTCGGGGACGAAGCGCCGCGGGTGATCGTCACCCGCAATCGCAAGATCCCGGGCGCGCGGTACTTCGGTCCGTACCCCAAGGTGTGGGCCGTGCACGAGACGATCGACCTGATGGTCAAGGCGTTCCCGATCCGCACCTGCAGCGACTCCAGCTACAAGAGGGCGATGCAGACAGGACGCCCGTGCTTCCCCGGGCAGATCGGCAAATGCGGCGGACCGTGCTCGATGACGGTCACCATCGAGGAGCACCGCGCGATGGTCGACGACTTCGTCGCCTTCATGGCCGGCGGCGACGAGCGCTTCACCCGCGAGCTCACCAAGCGGATGCTGGCGGCATCCGCAGCGATGGATTACGAGGCGGCCGCGAAGTACCGCGACAAGCTCACCGCGATCGAGGCGGTGCTGGGCAAGAGCGCCCTCGTGCTCGCACCCGACGAGGACGCCGACCTGTTCGGCATCGCCGAAGACGAGCTGGCCGCGGCCGTGCAGCACTTCGTGATCCGCGGCGGACGTGTGCGCGGAGTCAGGGCGATGACGATCGAGAAGGAGATCGACATCTCCAGCGCCGATCTCGTCGACCAGGTCCTGCAGCGCGCATACGGCGACTCACAGGACGTGCCTCGCCGCATCCTGGTGCCGTCGCTTCCCGACGATGCGGCTGAGCTCGAGCTCTGGCTGCGCGACCGGCGGGGCAAGAAGGTCGAGATCGCCGTCGCGCAGCGCGGGCAGCGGGCCGATCTCATGCGCACCGCGACGCTGAACGCCCAGCAGGCTCTGATCCGTCACAAGACCAGGCGCACGAGCGATTACGTCGCCCGCACCCAGGCGCTGACAGACCTGCAGGAGGCGCTGGGGATGTCCGAGGCGCCGCTGCGCATCGAGTGCTTCGACATCTCGCACCTCGGCGGCACGAACGTCGTCGCGTCGATGGTGGTGTTCGAAGACGGACTGCCCCGCAAAGACCAGTACCGCTCGTTCAACATCCCCGAGACGACCGACGACACCGACTCGATGTACCAGGTGCTGCGGCGTCGCCTGGCCTATCTCGACCGCCCGGAGGAGCTCGACGAGCCCGCCGTCATCGCGACGGGTGAGATCGGCGACGACGTCACCGTCGAGGTCAAGCGCAAGCCGCGTTTCGCCTACCCGCCTCAGCTGCTGCTCGTCGACGGCGGGCAGCCGCAGGTCGAGGCGGCCGCCCGAGCGCTGCGTGACGCCGGCCACACCGAGATCGCCGTCTGCGGAATCGCGAAGCGACTCGAGGAGATCTGGCTTCCCGGCGAGGACTTCCCCGTCATCCTGCCCCGCACGAGCGAATCGCTCTACCTCCTGCAGCGCCTCCGCGACGAGGCGCACCGGTTCGCCATCACCCACCAGCGCAAGCGGCGTCGGAACGACATCACCACCGTCCTCGCCGAGGTGCCGGGACTCGGGGCGGCGCGCATCAAGGTGCTCCTGAAGCACTTCGGATCCGTTACCGCACTGCGTTCGGCCCCTCCGGAGGAGATCGAGAAGGTCCAGGGCATCGGGCCGGTGCTGGCCCAGAACATCCACACCCATCTCTCCACTCGCTAG
- a CDS encoding superoxide dismutase: MATYTLPDLPYDFAALEPHISGKIMELHHDKHHATYVAGANTALEQLAEARDSGNLANVNKLEKDLAFNLGGHVNHSIFWTNLSPTGGGQPEGELKAAIDEFFGSFEKFQAHFTANALGIQGSGWSVLSWDSIGQRLIIQQLFDQQSNTAAGTVPLFQLDMWEHAFYLDYLNVKADYVKAAWNIANWENVAQRFEAAREKTNGLLVLS, translated from the coding sequence ATGGCGACCTACACGCTCCCCGACCTTCCCTACGACTTCGCAGCCCTCGAGCCGCACATCAGCGGCAAGATCATGGAGCTGCACCATGACAAGCACCACGCGACCTACGTCGCCGGCGCGAACACCGCCCTCGAGCAGCTCGCCGAGGCTCGCGACAGCGGCAACCTCGCCAACGTGAACAAGCTCGAGAAGGACCTCGCGTTCAACCTCGGCGGACACGTCAACCACTCGATCTTCTGGACGAACCTCTCGCCGACCGGCGGCGGACAGCCCGAGGGTGAGCTCAAGGCCGCGATCGACGAGTTCTTCGGCTCCTTCGAGAAGTTCCAGGCGCACTTCACCGCCAACGCCCTCGGCATCCAGGGCTCCGGCTGGTCGGTGCTCAGCTGGGACTCGATCGGGCAGCGCCTGATCATCCAGCAGCTGTTCGACCAGCAGTCCAACACGGCAGCCGGCACCGTGCCGCTGTTCCAGCTCGACATGTGGGAGCACGCCTTCTACCTCGACTACCTCAACGTCAAGGCCGACTACGTCAAGGCCGCCTGGAACATCGCCAATTGGGAGAACGTCGCCCAGCGCTTCGAGGCAGCCCGCGAGAAGACGAACGGCCTGCTGGTACTGTCGTAA
- the gap gene encoding type I glyceraldehyde-3-phosphate dehydrogenase, with protein MSVKIGINGFGRIGRNYFRAALAQGADIEIVAVNDLTDNKTLAHLLKYDSVGGVLDADISFDDESITVNGKAIKAFAERDPANLPWGELGVDIVIESTGFFTKADLAKKHIEAGAKKVLISAPGTGVDGTFVMGVNEDTYNPETHHIISNASCTTNCLAPLAQVFNDAFGIDRGFMMTAHAYTADQNLQDGPHSDLRRARAAAINITPASTGAAKAIGEVLPELQGKLSGSSYRVPVPTGSIVDLTLITDRENLTVDEVNEAYKKAAADGRLAGFLQYNEDPIVSSDIVHNPHSSIFDSTLTNVSGNLVKVSSWYDNEWGYSNRLVDLTEYVAERL; from the coding sequence GTGTCTGTCAAGATCGGTATCAACGGCTTCGGCCGCATCGGACGCAACTACTTCCGCGCGGCTCTCGCGCAGGGAGCGGACATCGAGATCGTCGCGGTCAACGACCTCACCGACAACAAGACCCTTGCCCACCTTCTGAAGTACGACTCCGTGGGCGGCGTGCTCGATGCTGACATCAGCTTCGACGACGAGAGCATCACGGTCAACGGCAAGGCGATCAAGGCTTTCGCCGAGCGCGACCCCGCAAACCTGCCGTGGGGCGAGCTGGGCGTCGACATCGTCATCGAGTCGACCGGCTTCTTCACCAAGGCCGACCTCGCCAAGAAGCACATCGAGGCCGGCGCCAAGAAGGTCCTCATCTCGGCACCGGGCACCGGAGTCGACGGCACGTTCGTCATGGGCGTGAACGAGGACACCTACAACCCGGAGACGCACCACATCATCTCCAACGCCTCGTGCACGACCAACTGCCTCGCGCCGCTGGCCCAGGTCTTCAACGACGCGTTCGGCATCGACCGCGGGTTCATGATGACCGCGCACGCCTACACCGCAGACCAGAACCTGCAGGACGGCCCGCACAGCGACCTTCGTCGCGCACGCGCTGCGGCCATCAACATCACGCCGGCCTCGACCGGTGCCGCCAAGGCGATCGGCGAGGTCCTGCCGGAGCTCCAGGGCAAGCTGAGCGGCTCGTCGTACCGCGTGCCGGTTCCCACCGGCTCGATCGTCGACCTCACCCTCATCACCGACCGTGAGAACCTCACGGTCGACGAGGTCAACGAGGCGTACAAGAAGGCTGCTGCCGATGGGCGCCTCGCAGGCTTCCTGCAGTACAACGAGGACCCGATCGTCTCCAGCGACATCGTGCACAACCCGCACTCGTCGATCTTCGACTCGACGCTGACCAACGTCAGTGGCAACCTGGTCAAGGTCTCCAGCTGGTACGACAACGAGTGGGGCTACTCCAACCGTCTCGTCGACCTGACCGAGTACGTGGCCGAGCGTCTCTGA
- a CDS encoding RNA polymerase-binding protein RbpA — translation MATGGNAIRGTRVGSGPMGEQDHGYHADRIAVSYWDGLGNETVRYFAAGLPEDEIPETIDHPQSGLPAGRDKANPPALAKPEPYKTHLAYVKERRTDEEAVQLLEDALTQLRERRGQ, via the coding sequence ATGGCTACTGGCGGTAATGCGATCCGAGGGACCCGTGTCGGTTCCGGCCCCATGGGCGAGCAGGACCACGGCTACCACGCCGACCGCATCGCGGTGTCGTACTGGGACGGGCTCGGCAACGAGACTGTCCGCTACTTCGCGGCGGGTCTGCCCGAAGACGAGATTCCCGAGACGATCGACCACCCTCAGTCGGGGCTCCCGGCCGGACGCGACAAGGCGAACCCGCCTGCGCTCGCGAAGCCCGAGCCCTACAAGACGCACCTCGCCTATGTGAAGGAGCGTCGCACCGACGAGGAGGCCGTGCAGCTGCTCGAGGACGCGCTGACGCAGCTTCGCGAGCGCCGGGGCCAGTGA